One region of Pagrus major chromosome 5, Pma_NU_1.0 genomic DNA includes:
- the LOC140995723 gene encoding uncharacterized protein encodes MAAEVEVQTGEVGRTVVGGRLHLSPLTDASNSLIEIPSITQSHIITPEPNKPVPGPKPRLTPKPFTVERNATIKPIVAPKPQPKPRPESTRPAGYKPEPPCSPKPQQPAATGKPRTVSSNPSRPASTSFKTSNKLTSGQTTKPVAQPFKPAPSLDLGDPSKPSPPAPTERQKPAASGLAYSRSLRQLPAAEWSGTTKREDEKGQLASGKSGPSITRAKSMGFLAQVGQEEEEKEKAKPEAAVRMRPQPRGSRPRPVSAIFPDSPTKTETPVPSPRWTGRRPLSADLTSKFESIGLSLHRTNAKADTKENTPEEKALPQKKEPEKTTSQSTEGVAKPAVSDQSNKKTEDVTVKETEEDRRTGSIKSRISLLLDSSSPASDLPSPGQSVPENEPAVGVKQLIKQLTEDTTPTQSPVVKPPLRPRPLPLDLTKRFSSERSPDLGSVSLSEATDRHDISKDPQRRIEESAFSPSDQRTFVDFKDSQEQLKKASTPEGPEAGQTFGASSKETGDIQTVRASLFENVVERHSVLMVDESKAVKKVKDALGSPSFKRGSSEDEGTLVTATYREPMSPSSPLRVVHAFDTVQAVEENRAVSENIPSAQREDKAMTLRTRRSEGSRPVPERTVEPASAVTPEHQPRYLRVGALQKWTTAGLEQEASVDKGMLKEAGRDVALDKDRQREAEQEEMAAAPKRLKMLQGEEQAKPRATYFALTGQMQEPSSPVDVGASIGDSVLGSSQGKALPVRRNTDEAFGKSSQDLVEELMKKGHMSHGEIRPEGPTKEEMMEVEKKRVLKKEAERQKAKRKELEREKQRQLEIEREANLEFERMKEREIQREFERQRQKAFEKEKQEFEEKQRALERQKQIELEKLKLQELERENLERERQRQQEKEKRRELERQRRIEKEKQREQERERQREQERQRQREEERQRELDKERQLLEIQEEKQRLAELERMKELERQQLLEFQKQKQKEKERQQILELEKQRLREKKEREEAEKIRQMALEQEMLRIKELEKERERQREMEKERQKEIEREKQKELERQRQRDLERERQRRLDLERQELENQQLRQRELEKEKQRKEEIERVKEMERRQLLEFEKQKQAEKARQQVLEIEKRRLRERMERERMERERMEREKMERERMERMERERMERERMER; translated from the exons ATGGCTGCGGAGGTGGAGGTTCAGACTGGGGAGGTGGGGAGGACGGTGGTGGGAGGACGACTTCACCTGAGCCCCCTGACGGACGCCAGCAACAGCCTCATTGAGATCCCTTCCATCACCCAGTCCCATATCATCACTCCAGAGCCCAACAAACCGGTCCCGGGCCCCAAACCACGGCTCACTCCTAAACCTTTCACTGTGGAGAGAAACGCTACTATTAAGCCCATAGTTGCCCCGAAGCCCCAACCCAAACCTCGACCAGAGTCCACTCGCCCTGCCGGATACAAACCAGAGCCTCCATGCAGCCCAAAACCACAACAACCAGCTGCTACTGGCAAACCCAGGACGGTTTCATCCAACCCCAGCCGACCTGCCTCTACCTCCTTTAAAACATCTAATAAGTTGACGAGCGGACAAACAACCAAGCCAGTAGCCCAACCATTCAAACCGGCACCTTCTCTGGACCTTGGAGACCCCAGTAAACCCAGTCCTCCGGCTCCAACCGAGAGGCAGAAACCTGCTGCATCAGGCTTGGCCTACTCCAGGAGCCTCAGACAGCTTCCAGCAGCTGAGTGGTCAGGAACCACTAAAAGGGAAGACGAGAAGGGACAATTGGCATCTGGCAAAAGTGGGCCCTCCATCACCAGAGCCAAGTCCATGGGTTTCCTGGCTCAGGTCgggcaggaggaagaagaaaaggaaaaggctAAACCTGAGGCAGCAGTGCGGATGCGACCTCAGCCCAGAGGCTCCAGGCCCAGACCTGTATCTGCCATTTTCCCCGACAGTCCAACCAAGACGGAGACGCCAGTTCCTTCCCCTCGCTGGACCGGGAGACGACCACTTTCAGCTGATCTCACTTCTAAATTTGAGTCTATCGGTCTTTCCCTGCACCGTACAAATGCAAAGGCAGATACTAAGGAGAACACTCCCGAGGAGAAGGCCCTGCCGCAGAAGAAAGAGCCGGAGAAAACCACATCACAAAGTACTGAAGGCGTAGCTAAGCCTGCCGTCTCAGACCAAagcaacaaaaagacagaagacGTGACGGTGAAAGAGACGGAAGAGGACAGACGTACAGGCAGCATCAAGTCCAGGATCAGTCTCCTCCTcgactcctcctctcctgcgtCCGATCTTCCCTCTCCGGGGCAGTCGGTCCCTGAAAACGAACCAGCAGTGGGTGTTAAACAGCTCATCAAGCAGCTGACGGAGGACACGACGCCGACTCAGAGCCCCGTTGTGAAACCACCTCTGAGGCCCCGCCCACTGCCCCTCGACCTGACTAAAAG GTTTTCATCCGAGAGGTCACCTGACCTTGGCAGTGTTTCCCTCAGTGAGGCAACAGACCGCCATGACATCAGCAAAGATCCTCAGAGGAGG ATTGAAGAGTCCGCTTTCAGCCCCAGTGACCAGAGGACATTTGTGGATTTCAAAGATTCCCAAGAGCAGCTCAAAAAGGCGTCCACACCTGAAGGGCCTGAGGCGGGACAGACGTTTGGTGCCTCTTCCAAGGAAACAGGCGACATACAGACAGTGAGAGCATCCCTGTTTGAAAATGTCGTGGAGAGGCACAGTGTGCTGATGGTGGACGAGAGCAAAGCTGTAAAAAAGGTCAAGGATGCCCTCGGCAGCCCGTCGTTTAAGAGAGGAAGCAGTGAGGATGAGGGAACTCTGGTCACTGCCACCTACAGAGAGCCCATGTCTCCGTCAAGCCCTCTGCGGGTGGTGCATGCCTTCGACACTGTGCAGGCAGTGGAGGAAAACAGGGCGGTGAGTGAGAACATCCCATCAGCTCAGCGGGAGGATAAGGCCATGACGCTACGCACCAGGCGCTCAGAGGGGAGCCGGCCGGTACCAGAGAGGACGGTTGAGCCAGCTTCGGCTGTGACGCCAGAACATCAGCCACGATATCTGAGAGTGGGAGCCTTGCAGAAGTGGACCACGGCGGGGCTCGAACAAGAGGCCAGTGTGGATAAAGGCATGCTAAAGGAAGCAGGAAGGGACGTGGCTTtggacaaagacagacagagagaggcagaacaGGAGGAAATGGCTGCAGCACCTAAACGTTTAAAGATGCTCCAGGGAGAAGAACAGGCGAAACCCAGGGCGACCTACTTTGCTTTGACTGGACAAATGCAGGAGCCGTCTTCTCCTGTCGATGTAGGAGCAAGCATAGGGGACTCTGTACTGGGCAGCTCTCAAGGGAAGGCTCTTCCAGTAAGAAGGAATACAGATGAAGCTTTTGGAAAATCTTCTCAAGATCTGGTTGAGGAGTTGATGAAGAAGGGCCACATGTCACACGGGGAGATCAGACCAGAGGGACCGACAAAAGAGGAGATGATGgaagtggaaaagaaaagggtactaaagaaggaggcagagagacagaaggcaAAACGGAAAGAGCttgagagggaaaaacagagGCAGCTGGAAATAGAGAGAGAAGCAAATTTAGAGTTTGAACGAatgaaggagagggagatacAACGGGAATTTGaaaggcagagacagaaagCCTTCgagaaggagaaacaggagTTTGAGGAGAAACAACGAGCGCTGGAACGGCAGAAACAGATAGAGCTTGAAAAACTGAAGCTGCAAGaattagagagagagaaccTGGAAAGAGAAAGGCAAAGGcaacaagagaaagagaaacgaCGAGAactggagagacagagaaggattgaaaaagagaaacagcGAGAACAGGAAAGGGAGAGACAGCGTGAACAGGAGAGGcaaagacaaagggaggaagagaggcagagagagctggacaAGGAGAGACAGCTGCTGGAAAtccaggaggagaaacagagacTGGCAGAACTAGAGAGAATGAAAGAGCTGGAGAGACAACAGCTCCTAGAGTTTcaaaaacagaagcagaaagagaaggagaggcagcagatcctggagctggagaagcagagactcagagagaagaaggagagagaggaggcagagaagatCAGACAGATGGCGTTAGAACAGGAGATGTTGAGAATAAAAGAGctggagaaagaaagggaaagacaACGGGAGATGGAGAAGGAGCGGCAGAAAGAGATcgagagggaaaaacaaaaagagctggagagacagagacaaagagacttagagagggagagacagagacggcTAGATCTCGAGAGACAGGAATTAGAAAACCAGCAACTGAGACAACGAGAGCTGGAGAAGGAaaagcagaggaaggaggagataGAGAGGGttaaagagatggagagacgACAGCTCCTGGAGTTCGAGAAACAAAAGCAGGCAGAGAAAGCAAGACAACAAGTCCTGGAGATCGAGAAACGGCGACtgagggagaggatggagagggagaggatggagagggagaggatggagagggagaagatggagagggagaggatggagaggatggagagggagaggatggagagggagaggatggagagg